Proteins encoded in a region of the Amia ocellicauda isolate fAmiCal2 chromosome 19, fAmiCal2.hap1, whole genome shotgun sequence genome:
- the uhmk1 gene encoding serine/threonine-protein kinase Kist — protein MAAHCGSDGCLSKAPRPGVSEPGSSSPGNPEPPATPTFDIFGQAWEVRERLGQGVSASVYRVTSLGSTSAAVKEFQVDEQGGDYGYHKERAVLERIHGHKNIVTLYGVFTNFNSSDVSARCLLLELLDVSVSELLLRSCNQGHSMWMIQHCARDILEALSFMHCEGYVHADLKPRNILWSADDECFKLIDFGLSFKEGNQDVKYIQTDGYRAPEAEIQNSLAQAGMESDSGCTSAVDLWSLGVILLEMFSGMKLKETVRSQEWKANSYTIIDHIFASKIVVCSAIPVYHLRDLIKSMLHNDPRQRTTAEKALCSPFFSIPFAPHIEDLGLLPTPVLRLINVIDDSHLHNEVEYEDVVEDMREECQKYGEVVSLLIPKENPGKGQVFVEYANAADSKAAQRMLTGRTFDGKFVVATFYPLSAYKRGYLYQTVQ, from the exons ATGGCTGCCCACTGCGGCTCTGACGGCTGCCTGTCCAAGGCGCCCCGACCAGGTGTGTCCGAGCCGGGGTCGAGCTCACCTGGGAACCCCGAGCCGCCGGCGACGCCGACCTTTGACATTTTCGGCCAGGCGTGGGAAGTCCGGGAGCGGCTGGGCCAGGGGGTGTCGGCCTCCGTGTACCGGGTCACCTCGTTGGGCTCCACGTCCGCCGCCGTCAAGGAGTTCCAGGTGGACGAGCAGGGCGGCGACTACGGCTACCACAAAGAGAGGGCCGTGCTGGAGCGCATCCACGGCCACAAGAACATCG TGACCCTGTACGGCGTGTTTACCAATTTTAACTCCTCGGACGTGTCGGCACGCTGCCTCCTCCTGGAGTTGCTGGACGTGAGCGTCTCCGAGCTGCTGCTGCGGTCCTGCAACCAAGGCCACTCCATGTGGATGATCCAGCACTGCGCCAGAGACATCCTGGAGGCCCTGTCCTTCATGCACTGTGAGGGCTACGTCCACGCCGACCTGAAACCACGCAACATCCTGTGGAGCGCCGACGACGAGTGCTTTAAGTTAATCGACTTCGGGCTAAGCTTCAAAGAGGGAAATCAG GATGTGAAATACATACAGACGGACGGGTACCGTGCGCCCGAAGCGGAGATCCAGAACTCCCTGGCCCAGGCTGGCATGGAGAGCGACTCCGGATGCACCTCGGCCGTCGACCTGTGGAGTCTGGGAGTCATCCTGCTGGAAATGTTCTCAGGAATGAAACTGAAAGAAACTGTTCGATCTCAGGAATGGAAG GCTAACAGTTATACCATAATTGACCATATCTTTGCCAGTAAAATTGTGGTTTGTTCGGCTATCCCAGTCTATCACTTAAGAGACCTGATCAAGAG catGCTTCATAACGACCCAAGACAAAGAACCACGGCCGAAAAAGCGCTGTGCAGTCCGTTCTTCAGCATTCCCTTTG CACCACATATTGAAGATCTGGGCCTGCTTCCCACCCCCGTCCTGAGGCTGATCAACGTGATCGATGACAGTCACCTTCACAACGAGGTGGAGTACGAAG ATGTTGTCGAAGACATGAGGGAGGAATGCCAGAAATACGGAGAAGTGGTTTCTTTGCTGATCCCAAAGGAGAATCCAGGCAAAGGCCAG GTTTTTGTCGAGTATGCAAACGCCGCCGACTCCAAAGCGGCTCAACGGATGCTGACGGGCCGCACGTTTGATGGGAAGTTCGTGGTGGCCACCTTCTATCCCCTGAGTGCCTATAAGAGGGGGTACTTGTACCAAACGGTGCAGTAA